Proteins encoded together in one Hevea brasiliensis isolate MT/VB/25A 57/8 chromosome 16, ASM3005281v1, whole genome shotgun sequence window:
- the LOC110666181 gene encoding chorismate mutase 1, chloroplastic, whose product MEAKLMKASSPVFPPPHTSRFFRTSCCFVPRTRKDPSTLTPLSLAKRRIVSMQAFASSIGLEKKKRVDESDNLTLENIRRSLIRQEDSIIYSLLERSQYCYNADTYDPNAFAMDGFHGSLVDFILKETEKLHAQVGRYKSPDEHPFFPDLPEPLLPPLQYPQVLHPIADSINVNKKVWDMYFRDLLPRLVKDGNDGNTGSAAVCDTICLQALSKRIHYGKFVAEAKFQASPDAYEAAIKAQDGDRLMDLLTYKKVEDSIKKRVVMKALTFGQEVTIYCEEDGSDPVYKIEPSLVADLYGDWIMPLTKEVQVMYLLRRLD is encoded by the exons ATGGAGGCGAAGCTAATGAAAGCTTCCTCGCCAGTATTTCCACCTCCTCATACATCCAGATTTTTTAGGACAAGTTGCTGCTTCGTTCCCAGAACCAGAAAAGATCCTTCTACGTTAACGCCGCTAAGCTTGGCAAAGAGACGCATTGTATCAATGCAAGCATTTGCGTCTTCAATTGG GTTGGAAAAGAAGAAAAGGGTCGATGAGAGTGACAATTTGACCCTTGAAAATATTAGACGTTCATTGATTCGACAAGAGGATAGCATAATATATAGCCTTTTGGAGAGATCCCAATACTGTTATAATGCAGATACCTATGACCCAAATGCTTTTGCCATGGATGGCTTCCATGGCTCTTTAGTAGATTTCATACTCAAAGAGACTGAAAAACTTCACGCGCAG GTTGGCAGATACAAGAGCCCTGATGAGCACCCTTTCTTCCCTGACTTGCCAGAGCCATTGTTGCCACCTCTGCAGTACCCACAG GTGTTACATCCCATTGCTGATTCAATTAATGTAAATAAGAAAGTATGGGACATGTATTTCAGAGATCTTCTCCCACgattggtcaaggatggaaatgATGGCAATACTGGATCGGCTGCTGTTTGTGACACAATCTGCCTGCAG GCTCTCTCAAAAAGAATTCATTATGGAAAATTTGTAGCCGAAGCCAAATTTCAGGCCTCACCAGATGCATATGAAGCTGCCATTAAAGCACAG GACGGAGATAGATTGATGGATTTGCTAACTTACAAGAAAGTTGAAGATTCAATCAAAAAGAGAGTGGTGATGAAAGCGTTAACTTTCGGGCAAGAGGTGACAATATATTGTGAGGAAGATGGAAGTGACCCGGTATACAAAATAGAACCAAGCTTGGTTGCCGATTTATATGGGGACTGGATCATGCCATTGACAAAGGAAGTTCAAGTTATGTATTTGTTGAGAAGGTTGGATTAA